One region of Qipengyuania gaetbuli genomic DNA includes:
- the acnA gene encoding aconitate hydratase AcnA, whose amino-acid sequence MTQVGKDTLGTRSTLTVNGKDYAYYSFAKAEKTIGDVSKLPFSLKVLLENMLRFEDGGFTVSTDDAQAIADWQKNPATGKEIQYRPARVLLQDFTGVPCVVDLAAMRDAISKLGGDTAKINPQVPVNLVIDHSVMVDEFGHPKAFEKNVELEYARNAERYDFLKWGSKSFQNFTAVPPGTGICHQVNLEYLGKGVWSSAGEDGQLVAYPDTCVGTDSHTTMINGLGVLGWGVGGIEAEAAMLGQPVSMLIPEVVGFKLTGAMAEGVTATDLVLTCVQMLREVGVVGRFVEFYGEGVANLTLADRATIANMAPEYGATCGFFGIDDKTLEYMRLTGRDEDTIALVEAYSKEQGMWFTPENEPVFTKTLELDVSKVVPSLAGPKRPQDRVALPQVDELFNTDLEKVYKKAAPARVGVEGKDHDIGDGDVVIAAITSCTNTSNPDVLIAAGLVAKKANERGLKPKPWVKTSLAPGSQVVTDYLEKSGLQDDLDALGFDLVGYGCTTCIGNSGPLAPPISKAINGNDIVAASVLSGNRNFEGRVSPDVRANFLASPPLVVAYALKGTVTEDITQTPIGQDQDGNDVMLADIWPSNEEVRAHRIANIDRNMFETRYADVYKGDEHWQAIKVEASDTYRWNPVSTYVASPPYFEGMGMEPAPVTDIEGAKPLAILGDSVTTDHISPAGSIKEDSPAGEYLKSHQVSKADFNSYGSRRGNHEVMMRGTFANIRIKNEMVPGVEGGVTTYNGEQMAIYDAAMKHKADGTPLVVVAGKEYGTGSSRDWAAKGTILLGVRAVIVESFERIHRSNLVGMGVLPVQFKDGETRNSLGLTATDSFTIRGLADLTPGQDLEVEVTREDGSTFTFTALCRIDTANEMEYYRNGGILHYVLRKLAA is encoded by the coding sequence ATGACCCAGGTCGGCAAGGATACGCTCGGAACCCGCTCCACCCTCACCGTCAACGGCAAGGACTATGCCTATTACTCCTTCGCCAAGGCGGAAAAGACGATCGGCGACGTGTCGAAACTGCCGTTCAGCCTGAAGGTGCTGCTGGAGAACATGCTGCGCTTCGAAGACGGCGGCTTCACCGTGTCGACCGACGATGCGCAGGCGATCGCCGACTGGCAGAAGAACCCCGCCACCGGCAAGGAAATCCAGTACCGCCCGGCGCGCGTGCTGCTGCAGGACTTCACCGGCGTGCCCTGCGTGGTCGACCTTGCCGCGATGCGCGATGCGATCAGCAAGCTCGGCGGCGATACCGCCAAGATCAACCCGCAGGTTCCCGTGAACCTCGTGATCGACCACTCGGTCATGGTCGACGAATTCGGCCACCCCAAGGCGTTCGAGAAGAACGTGGAACTCGAATACGCCCGTAATGCGGAGCGTTACGACTTCCTCAAGTGGGGCTCGAAGAGCTTCCAGAACTTCACCGCCGTCCCCCCGGGCACCGGCATCTGCCACCAGGTGAACCTCGAATATCTCGGCAAGGGCGTGTGGTCCTCCGCTGGCGAAGACGGCCAGCTGGTCGCCTATCCAGACACCTGCGTCGGCACCGACAGCCACACCACCATGATCAACGGCCTCGGCGTGCTGGGCTGGGGCGTCGGCGGGATCGAAGCCGAAGCTGCAATGCTCGGCCAGCCGGTGTCGATGCTGATCCCCGAAGTCGTCGGCTTCAAGCTGACCGGCGCGATGGCCGAAGGCGTCACCGCCACCGACCTGGTGCTGACCTGCGTACAGATGCTGCGCGAAGTCGGCGTGGTCGGCCGCTTCGTCGAATTCTACGGCGAAGGCGTCGCCAACCTCACCCTCGCCGACCGCGCGACGATCGCCAACATGGCGCCCGAATACGGCGCGACCTGCGGCTTCTTCGGCATTGACGACAAGACGCTCGAATACATGCGCCTGACCGGCCGCGACGAAGACACCATCGCTCTCGTCGAAGCCTATTCGAAGGAACAGGGCATGTGGTTCACGCCCGAGAACGAGCCGGTCTTCACCAAGACCCTCGAACTCGACGTGTCGAAGGTCGTCCCCAGCCTTGCAGGCCCCAAGCGTCCGCAGGACCGCGTCGCGCTGCCGCAGGTGGACGAGCTGTTCAACACCGACCTCGAGAAGGTCTACAAGAAGGCCGCTCCGGCTCGCGTCGGCGTCGAGGGCAAGGACCACGACATCGGTGACGGCGATGTGGTCATCGCGGCCATCACCAGCTGCACCAACACTTCCAACCCCGACGTGCTGATCGCCGCCGGCCTCGTCGCCAAGAAGGCGAACGAGCGCGGTCTCAAGCCCAAGCCGTGGGTCAAGACCAGCCTCGCACCGGGCTCGCAGGTCGTCACCGACTATCTCGAGAAGAGCGGCCTGCAGGACGATCTCGACGCGCTGGGCTTCGACCTTGTCGGCTATGGCTGCACCACCTGCATCGGCAACTCGGGCCCGCTGGCCCCGCCGATTTCGAAGGCGATCAACGGCAACGACATCGTCGCTGCCAGCGTCCTGTCGGGTAACCGCAACTTCGAAGGCCGCGTGTCGCCCGACGTGCGCGCCAACTTCCTCGCCAGCCCGCCGCTGGTCGTCGCCTACGCATTGAAGGGCACGGTGACCGAGGACATCACGCAGACCCCGATCGGCCAGGACCAGGACGGCAATGACGTGATGCTGGCCGACATCTGGCCGTCGAACGAGGAAGTGCGCGCACACCGCATCGCCAATATCGACCGCAACATGTTCGAAACCCGCTATGCCGACGTCTACAAGGGCGACGAGCACTGGCAGGCGATCAAGGTCGAGGCGTCGGACACCTATCGCTGGAACCCGGTCAGCACCTACGTTGCCAGCCCGCCCTATTTCGAAGGCATGGGCATGGAGCCGGCACCGGTCACCGACATCGAAGGTGCAAAGCCGCTCGCCATCCTCGGCGATTCGGTCACCACCGACCACATCTCGCCCGCCGGTTCGATCAAGGAAGACAGCCCGGCAGGCGAATACCTCAAGAGCCACCAGGTCTCGAAGGCGGACTTCAACTCCTACGGCTCGCGCCGCGGCAACCACGAAGTCATGATGCGCGGCACCTTCGCCAACATCCGCATCAAGAACGAGATGGTCCCGGGCGTCGAAGGCGGCGTGACCACCTACAATGGCGAGCAGATGGCAATCTACGACGCCGCGATGAAGCACAAGGCCGACGGCACGCCGCTGGTCGTCGTCGCGGGCAAGGAATACGGCACCGGCTCCAGCCGCGACTGGGCGGCCAAGGGCACGATCCTGCTGGGCGTTCGCGCGGTCATCGTCGAAAGCTTCGAGCGTATCCACCGCTCGAACCTCGTCGGCATGGGCGTGCTGCCGGTCCAGTTCAAGGACGGCGAGACGCGCAACAGCCTCGGCCTCACGGCGACTGACAGCTTCACGATCCGCGGCCTTGCCGACCTGACGCCGGGCCAGGACCTGGAAGTCGAAGTCACCCGCGAAGACGGCTCGACCTTCACCTTCACTGCGCTCTGCCGCATCGATACGGCCAACGAGATGGAGTATTACCGCAACGGCGGCATCCTCCACTACGTGCTGCGCAAGCTGGCCGCATGA
- a CDS encoding DMT family transporter: MSAQDNSIRPVLAATLGIALFAAMDAVMKGGALAIGAYSAFLLRCMMGSVLLAPIWWWRTRVFPRGRVLRIHLVRGTVIAFMGWSFFASLVYLPLAEAIAISFVAPLIALYLARLLLGEVIRPRAVAGTVLGLVGVIVIVAGRIGRERLDGDAAFGIALVLVSAVLFAWNLILQRQQALVSSPLEASTFQNGTVTLVLGVGAPFLLVLPDRETVMLLGLAAVLAILAAMLFIWAYARSETQRLVPIEYTGFLWASLFGWLFFAEPIRPLTVAGAVLIVIGCWIATRRRTEQTAL, encoded by the coding sequence ATGAGCGCGCAGGACAACTCGATCCGCCCGGTACTGGCGGCAACGCTGGGAATCGCGCTGTTCGCGGCGATGGATGCCGTGATGAAGGGCGGCGCGCTGGCGATCGGGGCCTACAGCGCCTTCCTGCTGCGCTGCATGATGGGCAGCGTGCTGCTGGCACCGATTTGGTGGTGGCGCACAAGGGTCTTCCCGAGGGGCCGCGTGCTACGCATCCATCTGGTGCGCGGCACGGTCATTGCCTTCATGGGGTGGAGCTTCTTCGCCTCGTTGGTCTACCTGCCGCTCGCCGAAGCCATTGCCATCAGCTTCGTCGCGCCGCTGATCGCGCTTTATCTCGCGCGGCTGCTGCTGGGGGAGGTCATCCGCCCGCGCGCTGTTGCCGGGACGGTCCTTGGCCTTGTCGGCGTGATCGTGATCGTGGCGGGCCGCATCGGGCGCGAACGGCTGGACGGGGATGCCGCCTTCGGCATCGCTCTGGTACTGGTATCCGCCGTCCTGTTCGCCTGGAATCTCATCCTCCAGCGGCAACAGGCGCTGGTGTCCTCGCCGCTCGAGGCGAGCACCTTCCAGAACGGTACGGTGACGCTGGTGCTCGGCGTCGGCGCGCCCTTCCTGCTGGTCCTGCCAGACCGCGAGACGGTCATGCTGCTCGGCCTTGCCGCCGTGCTGGCGATCCTCGCCGCCATGCTCTTCATCTGGGCCTACGCCCGCAGCGAGACGCAGCGGTTGGTGCCGATCGAATACACCGGCTTCCTGTGGGCCTCGCTGTTCGGCTGGCTGTTCTTTGCCGAACCGATCCGCCCCCTGACCGTGGCAGGGGCAGTGCTGATCGTCATCGGCTGCTGGATCGCGACCCGCCGCCGGACCGAACAGACCGCGCTTTAG